Sequence from the Trichocoleus sp. FACHB-46 genome:
TTGCCACCTGGTTCTTCTTATATTCAAGAGTTTGAGCGCTTACTTGATAGCGAGGCTGTGGATCTAGGACGCGATCGCGATGAATTCTTGATTTCGGTACTAGCAGCCATTAACGTCACTGAAAAGCGCGGTTGCGAGTATTTTTCGGCTCACATTCATGCTTTGAAAAAAGCTCCGCAAACTGAGGAAAATATCAAAATCCGGGAAACCATTGAGCGGATTTTGCCTGAGGAAGCGGGGCATGTACGCTGGGGTAACCGCTGGCTGGCAGAACTGGCTCGCAAAAGTCCAGAACATGCCCAGAAGGTAGATTTAGCCAAGCGCAAGTATGGAGCTGTTGAGCAAGCTGCCTTTGAATCAGGCATGGACATTACGTTGGGGGCTGAAATTCGTCGGGTGGAGAAACTGATGGCGATCGCCGAGACCATGCCATTGTGGCAACGCCCTCAATACCTGATGGAGCGACTGCCCCAAACCCTACTGGCACCCGATCTGCAACAAACCCGGATTGACGTAGTGCAGCGGGCTTGGAAGCGTGACCCTCAAGCTTTCTTACAAAAATTTGTCCCCATGTTTATCAGTGGCATCAGCAAACCAAGCACCAGCAAGCCGGAAAACGCCAAAGCCACCGCCTAGCGGTCTGGCGATCGCCTAAACGCACATAATGGCATTAGCACATTATGAAATGCTGCCTGTAAGGGCAATCCCTTGTGGTTGCCCTACTGGGTGACAGGGTGGGCACAAGACCTGCCCTTACTTGAATTATTCCGTGATTGAAAAATCCCTCACAAGCTACAGTTGGGGTAGCGACAACCGACGAGACGTGAGGTAGATTGGTACTTGCGTCACGCCGATCTACTCTACTGAGCAGGAACTCCTATGACTAACTATCAACCCGATGCGGAAGCTGTCTCAACCCAGAGTTTATCTAGCAATCAGCTGGTTAACGAGCTAATCGAGGATTCTACTCAGAACAATCACGCAGATGTGATTGAAACAGTGATTTCTAGTTTGGATCAAGACCAAAGCGCGATGGTCAATCATACCGAGAGCGGCCATCTGTGGAAATTTAAGTATGGTAGCGTCGAAGTTTTTGTCCAACTCACGGGCAACACGGACGACGACACATTTACCACTTGGGCGCAGATTTTGAAGCTGCCTGTGCAAAATGAAGCCCAGCTTCTCCGCAAATTGTTGGAGATGAACTGGAGCGACACCTTTGAAGCTCGTTTTGCTCTGATTGATGAGCAAGTTGTCGTTGTGGCCACCCGCACCGTTGCAGAGTTATCTCCGGGTGAAATCTCCCGCGCCATTACTGTGGTCGCCTCTATTGCCGATGACAACGACGACGCCCTCCAAGCTGAGTTTAGTGCCGCTTGAGTCTGCAACTCCGTGGCGCTTCATTCCCCCATTCCAAGCGCCAGGCCGAGTGCAAATGGCTTTGGATGCTTGGCTGTTTCGTCAGCATTGCTTAGGACTTCACCCTCCCACCTTACGGTTTTACACTTGGGCTCCAGCGGCGATTTCCTTGGGCTTTCATCAGCGGCAGTGGCCTACTGAGTGGCAAGAAATTACTTGGCAGGAAAGGCCATTAGAGTTGGTGCAACGACCAACTGGCGGTCGCGCTGTGCTGCATCAAGGCGACTTAACTTATGCCGTGATTACTTCCAGTTTTCCATGCAACCGCACGCAAGCATACCAAGCCATTTGCGAGTTTTTGATTCAGGGCTGGCGATCGCTTGGCGTTGAGTTGCAATACGGCGAGGCGGGCCGAGGCTACATTCACAATCCCAACTGCTTTGGCACAGCCACTAGCGCAGATTTAGTTCTGCCGAACGGCGAAAAACTGATTGGTAGTGCCCAGCTACGCCGAGGGTCTGCAATTCTACAGCATGGCTCTATGCGCTTAAAACCCGATGCTACTCTCTTTGCCCAAGTATTTGGACCCGATAACCTGCGTTTGCCAAAGTTGCCTTTATCTTTACAGGGAGAAGCCTTGACTCAAACGCTTATAGAAGCCTTAGTCACAGCATTGCAACGCTGCTTTGGAGTGCAACTAGTGCCGCAACCGCTCTCAGACGCGGAGTGGCAAGCTGTCAGGACCCAAGTAGAGCTGAGCCAATCACCCGCTGGCTCTGGGCCAGTAGCGGTTAGTTAGCTTCTAGAGAAAATGATTCTGCGGTTGTCCGAGCGATCGCAGGCAAGGGCAAGCCTGGAGGGTAACTCCCTTCTTCCTTAATTCGCTTAATTGCCGCTTCAGACACTTGGATATTCAGTTTATTGCCGACTGCCCGGACAATATCGCCGCGATCGATCACACCTGCAACAGTACCCGCTG
This genomic interval carries:
- a CDS encoding YbjN domain-containing protein codes for the protein MTNYQPDAEAVSTQSLSSNQLVNELIEDSTQNNHADVIETVISSLDQDQSAMVNHTESGHLWKFKYGSVEVFVQLTGNTDDDTFTTWAQILKLPVQNEAQLLRKLLEMNWSDTFEARFALIDEQVVVVATRTVAELSPGEISRAITVVASIADDNDDALQAEFSAA
- a CDS encoding ferritin-like domain-containing protein; protein product: MTVAYPRKLLNTLGAREILSQVVRDRELHLVTLNRYRYSEQRSCKDLTDLIEQLDGQPPELIRDLSRHISDEARHAMWLTDLLVDLGANVGLPPGSSYIQEFERLLDSEAVDLGRDRDEFLISVLAAINVTEKRGCEYFSAHIHALKKAPQTEENIKIRETIERILPEEAGHVRWGNRWLAELARKSPEHAQKVDLAKRKYGAVEQAAFESGMDITLGAEIRRVEKLMAIAETMPLWQRPQYLMERLPQTLLAPDLQQTRIDVVQRAWKRDPQAFLQKFVPMFISGISKPSTSKPENAKATA
- a CDS encoding biotin/lipoate A/B protein ligase family protein — its product is MTTTTPSKLSLVPLESATPWRFIPPFQAPGRVQMALDAWLFRQHCLGLHPPTLRFYTWAPAAISLGFHQRQWPTEWQEITWQERPLELVQRPTGGRAVLHQGDLTYAVITSSFPCNRTQAYQAICEFLIQGWRSLGVELQYGEAGRGYIHNPNCFGTATSADLVLPNGEKLIGSAQLRRGSAILQHGSMRLKPDATLFAQVFGPDNLRLPKLPLSLQGEALTQTLIEALVTALQRCFGVQLVPQPLSDAEWQAVRTQVELSQSPAGSGPVAVS